One genomic region from Pseudochaenichthys georgianus chromosome 15, fPseGeo1.2, whole genome shotgun sequence encodes:
- the ogfrl1 gene encoding LOW QUALITY PROTEIN: opioid growth factor receptor-like protein 1 (The sequence of the model RefSeq protein was modified relative to this genomic sequence to represent the inferred CDS: deleted 1 base in 1 codon): MGNLLGSWRFKEPSTVEECDSTWGSDSEGDEPAAAGDDSGVSGSVSPADSERAAGEPGERSPQLTDSPDSVPKMKRSFYAARDLYKYRHSYPNYRKSRQPNEYRNLRFYLNKIPLVPDGIYIEEILTKWRGDYDKLEHNHTYIQWLFPLREQGLNFYAHELTQEEIKEFQSTREAKRRFLAAYSLMLDFYGIKLLDKSGNVARAPNWKERFQHLNESQHNYLRITRILKSLGELGYEAFKAPLVHLFLEESLSHNTLPSMQHSVLEYFVYTIRLPATRRRLLRYARKHYAPPHGFMWGPPPKKRGGGGSTGAGSSGIRAPAPTPEQQRRGEEMSPSAGSRIIVSSHDAVVYQEGAGGGLKGGPSNMAGLEGALMMAGSRGERNEYNDIVSL; encoded by the exons atgggaaATCTGTTGGGCAGCTGGCGTTTCAAGGAGCCGAGCACCGTTGAGGAATGCGACTCGACGTGGGGGTCGGACTCCGAGGGCGACGAGCCGGCGGCGGCTGGAGATGACAGCGGCGTGTCGGGCTCCGTCAGCCCGGCGGACAGCGAGCGGGCCGCCGGAGAGCCCGGGGAGAGGTCCCCGCAG CTTACAGATTCTCCAGATTCCGTTCCAAAGATGAAGAGGAGTTTCTACGCTGCCAGGGACCTCTACAAATACCGTCACAGCTACCCG AACTACCGAAAGTCACGGCAACCCAACGAGTACCGTAACCTGCGCTTCTACTTGAACAAGATCCCTCTAGTGCCTGATG GTATCTACATCGAGGAGATTCTGACCAAGTGGAGAGGCGACTATGACAAACTGGAGCACAATCACACCTACATTCAGTG GCTGTTTCCATTGAGAGAACAAGGGCTCAACTTCTACGCTCATGAACTGACTCAGGAAGAGATCAAA GAGTTCCAAAGCACTCGGGAAGCCAAGCGGAGGTTCCTGGCAGCGTATTCCCTCATGCTGGACTTCTACGGCATCAAACTGCTGGATAAGAGTGGGAATGTTGCTCGGGCTCCCAACTGGAAGGAGCGCTTCCAGCACCTTAATGa GTCCCAGCACAACTACCTGCGGATCACTCGCATCCTCAAGTCCCTGGGCGAGCTGGGCTACGAGGCGTTCAAGGCCCCCCTGGTTCACCTGTTCTTGGAGGAGTCTCTGAGCCACAACACTCTTCCCAGCATGCAGCACAGCGTCCTGGAGTACTTTGTGTACACCATCCGTCTGCCGGCCACCCGCAGGCGCCTGCTCCGCTACGCCCGCAAGCACTAC GCCCCCCCCCACGGCTTTATGTGGGGGCCGCCGCCTAAAAAGAGAGGCGGGGGAGGGAGCACGGGGGCCGGGAGCAGCGGGATCAGAGCGCCCGCTCCCACgccagagcaacagaggaggggggaggagatGTCCCCGTCAGCAGGGAGCAGGATTATTGTGTCTTCCCATGATGCCGTGGTATACCAGGAGGGGGCCGGGGGGGGGCTGAAGGGCGGCCCCTCTAACATGGCCGGACTAGAGGGGGCACTGATGATGGCCGGGTCCCGAGGGGAGAGGAACGAGTACAATGACATCGTTTCTCTGTAG